CTTGCCGTCCTGGGCCTGACCCATGCGGGGGTCATAGCGCTGGAAGTTCTCGACGCGGAAGGGTCCATGGTGCAGGCCCGGCTTTCAGCCAAAGTCCGGGTGCAGGCGCAAACCATGGGACAGACACTTTCGAGGCTCGAGGCGCACGGGCACATTACCCGGGAACGAAATCGCTTGGACGGGCGCTCGCAGCGCGTGGCAGTTTCCGAGTTGGGCAAAACGGCCCTTGCCCAGGCACGTACGCTTGCCCGGAATCTGGCTCCCGGCGTCGAAACGGGCGTGGAGGACCTACGCGACAAGCTGGTGACCGTCATCCGCCGGCTCGGGTCTGCCCGCTGGGGCGAAGAGATGCCGGAGGCCGCGTCGACGGCAACAAACAAGGATCTGCCGGAGCAGGGCTAGTGGACCAGCTTGGGGTTACACCAGAAGCGCAGCACCGCCTCGCCCGACTACCTGTTTGCATGTTGCCGCCGTCGCCTCGCCACCGTGGCAACCGCCAGGATCACGACGACGGCGCCCAGCCCGAGTCGCGCGGCCAGCGGGCCGTAGGGTTCGGCGCCGGTGAAATACATCAGGGCCAG
This genomic interval from Arthrobacter sp. FW306-2-2C-D06B contains the following:
- a CDS encoding MarR family winged helix-turn-helix transcriptional regulator; the encoded protein is MPDLNDWTTPRLLSTAARLVEHAWNEELAVLGLTHAGVIALEVLDAEGSMVQARLSAKVRVQAQTMGQTLSRLEAHGHITRERNRLDGRSQRVAVSELGKTALAQARTLARNLAPGVETGVEDLRDKLVTVIRRLGSARWGEEMPEAASTATNKDLPEQG